A region from the Acidobacteriota bacterium genome encodes:
- the alaS gene encoding alanine--tRNA ligase — protein sequence MKSREIRQSFLDYFAQRDHRVFPSAPLVPHGDATLLFTNAGMVPFKNVFLGAEAAEAPRAASSQKCLRVSGKHNDLENVGPSRRHHTFFEMLGNFSFGDYFKEEAIAFAWELVTGVWQLPKEHLFATVFETDDEAHDLWGRISDLPPERILRCGAKDNFWSMGEVGPCGPCSEIFVDTDPDKPLVDWQEGDASGRYLEIWNLVFMESERREDGSLTPLPNPSIDTGAGLERLASVLQRVGSNYETDLFRPVLEAAATLAGTSYGARFEGAGSAPDTSLRVIADHLRAVTFLLADGVIPGNEGRGYVLRRILRRALRHGLRLGLEEPFLHRLVPVVEETLGGAYDELAATQEATVATVRAEEEKFLGTVASGARQLQEEIEAAREQGLAQLSGAQVFQLYDTHGMPLEVIEEIAEEERFTVDRQGFEEELEQQRKRSRAATGEGQRRLQQLQQVLTGSQEGGGEEVTATAFDGYGCTELDQAKVLRLARLTADQAVAATALSGKEGDATEGAVVLDRTVFYAEGGGQVGDVGELRWDGGRARVTDTRKNNSGVIFHLVTVLEGQLQAGQQVSLHVDSPRRHSVERNHTATHLLHAALREVLGTSVRQAGSLVAPDRLRFDFTYPRPVSDEERRRIEDLVNHWVLEAQPTRIEEQSYQEAVAAGAMALFGEKYGDVVRTVAVPGEGLRSLELCGGCHVANTGAIGPFLITAEQGIASGVRRIEAVTGAGALERVREQGAVLASVEEALGAPAAEIPARVETLRAQLKERDAELAKMRLQLVSGAGAGGGGAEEVAGVAVNLQEVPFAPVPELRNMADSLRSKQGSGVVVLGAAQPGKVMLLAAVSEDLVGRVHAGKVVKAAAQVVGGGGGGRPDFAQAGGKDADKLPEALDAAREEIRQQLEVGD from the coding sequence ATGAAGAGCCGTGAAATTCGTCAAAGCTTCCTCGACTATTTTGCCCAGCGTGATCACCGGGTCTTCCCCAGCGCTCCGCTGGTGCCCCACGGGGACGCCACCCTGCTGTTCACCAACGCCGGCATGGTTCCGTTCAAGAATGTTTTCTTGGGGGCCGAGGCAGCGGAGGCGCCGCGAGCGGCGAGCTCGCAGAAATGTCTGCGGGTCTCGGGGAAGCACAACGATCTGGAGAATGTGGGCCCCAGCCGCCGCCACCACACCTTCTTCGAGATGTTGGGCAACTTCTCCTTCGGCGACTATTTCAAGGAGGAGGCCATCGCCTTCGCCTGGGAGTTGGTGACGGGGGTTTGGCAGCTTCCGAAGGAACACCTCTTCGCCACCGTCTTCGAGACCGACGACGAGGCCCATGACCTCTGGGGGCGGATTTCCGACCTGCCGCCGGAGCGCATTCTGCGCTGTGGCGCCAAGGACAATTTCTGGTCCATGGGGGAAGTAGGCCCCTGCGGGCCGTGCAGCGAGATTTTTGTCGACACCGATCCCGACAAGCCGCTGGTGGACTGGCAGGAGGGAGACGCTTCCGGCCGTTATCTGGAGATCTGGAATCTGGTCTTCATGGAGAGCGAGCGCCGGGAGGACGGCAGCCTGACGCCGCTGCCCAACCCTTCCATCGACACCGGCGCCGGGTTGGAGCGCCTGGCTTCGGTGCTCCAGAGGGTGGGCTCGAATTACGAGACGGATCTCTTCCGGCCGGTGCTGGAGGCTGCCGCCACCCTTGCCGGTACCTCCTACGGGGCTCGCTTCGAAGGCGCGGGTAGCGCCCCCGACACCTCGCTGCGAGTGATCGCCGACCATCTGCGGGCGGTGACTTTCCTGCTTGCCGACGGCGTCATTCCGGGCAACGAGGGGCGAGGCTACGTGCTGCGGCGGATTCTGCGCCGAGCGCTGCGCCACGGTCTTCGACTGGGGCTGGAGGAGCCCTTCCTGCACCGCCTGGTGCCGGTGGTGGAGGAGACCCTGGGGGGCGCCTACGACGAGCTCGCCGCCACTCAGGAGGCCACCGTCGCCACGGTGCGGGCGGAAGAAGAAAAGTTCCTCGGTACCGTCGCCTCCGGCGCCCGCCAGCTGCAGGAGGAGATCGAAGCGGCGCGGGAACAGGGACTGGCTCAGCTTTCCGGCGCCCAGGTCTTCCAGCTCTACGACACCCACGGCATGCCCTTGGAGGTGATCGAGGAGATCGCCGAGGAAGAACGCTTCACCGTCGACCGTCAGGGCTTCGAGGAAGAGCTTGAGCAGCAGCGCAAACGCTCCCGGGCAGCCACCGGCGAAGGGCAGCGGCGGCTGCAGCAGCTGCAGCAGGTGCTCACCGGTAGCCAGGAGGGGGGCGGCGAGGAAGTGACCGCGACGGCCTTCGACGGCTATGGATGTACCGAGCTGGACCAGGCGAAAGTTCTACGTCTGGCCCGGCTGACCGCCGACCAGGCGGTGGCGGCCACGGCTCTGTCTGGGAAAGAAGGCGACGCCACTGAAGGAGCGGTGGTGCTGGATCGCACGGTCTTCTACGCCGAAGGTGGTGGGCAGGTCGGTGACGTCGGGGAGCTTCGGTGGGACGGAGGCCGCGCCCGGGTCACGGACACGCGCAAGAACAACTCCGGGGTCATCTTCCATCTGGTGACGGTGCTGGAGGGGCAGCTGCAAGCAGGCCAGCAGGTTTCGCTGCACGTGGACTCCCCGCGCCGTCACAGTGTCGAGCGCAACCACACCGCCACCCACCTGCTGCACGCGGCGCTCCGCGAGGTCCTCGGCACTTCCGTGCGCCAGGCAGGCTCGCTGGTGGCGCCGGACCGCCTGCGCTTCGATTTCACCTATCCGCGCCCGGTGAGCGACGAAGAGCGCCGGCGCATCGAGGACTTGGTCAACCATTGGGTGCTGGAGGCCCAGCCCACGCGCATCGAGGAGCAGAGCTACCAGGAAGCGGTAGCGGCGGGGGCCATGGCTCTCTTCGGCGAGAAATATGGCGACGTGGTGCGCACGGTGGCGGTGCCCGGGGAGGGGCTTCGGAGCCTCGAGCTGTGTGGCGGCTGCCACGTGGCCAACACCGGCGCCATCGGCCCCTTCTTGATCACCGCCGAACAGGGTATCGCCTCCGGCGTTCGGCGCATCGAAGCAGTGACCGGTGCCGGCGCTCTGGAACGGGTGCGTGAGCAGGGGGCGGTGCTGGCGTCGGTGGAGGAAGCCTTGGGGGCGCCGGCGGCGGAGATTCCGGCGCGGGTCGAGACGTTGCGGGCGCAGCTCAAGGAGCGGGACGCGGAGCTGGCCAAAATGCGCCTCCAGCTGGTCTCCGGTGCTGGTGCCGGCGGCGGTGGCGCAGAGGAGGTCGCAGGGGTGGCGGTGAACCTTCAGGAGGTCCCCTTCGCGCCGGTGCCGGAGCTACGGAACATGGCCGATTCGCTGCGTTCCAAGCAGGGAAGCGGAGTGGTGGTGCTGGGGGCCGCCCAGCCCGGGAAGGTGATGCTCTTGGCGGCGGTGAGCGAGGACCTGGTGGGGCGCGTCCACGCCGGCAAGGTGGTGAAGGCGGCAGCCCAAGTGGTGGGGGGGGGCGGAGGTGGCCGCCCGGACTTTGCCCAGGCCGGCGGCAAGGATGCGGACAAGCTCCCGGAGGCCCTGGATGCGGCCCGGGAAGAGATTCGTCAGCAGCTGGAAGTGGGGGATTGA